A genomic region of Thermodesulfovibrio aggregans contains the following coding sequences:
- a CDS encoding ATP-binding protein: MEKHPCQYGGFLNCQNFFCEYGHSLSEILHLCSNVLENISKGDTSQKIEIKVQRYAVQRLIDSINKLSQEIEDLINLNHELAIGICEHFDVLRRLHEGDFTATASEDSKIEIVRMLGQLINKQKETFMKFISDIKKQDEEILHLYEQQRTIISSIGVAIIVVEEDMTIEFTNEEFESLTGYTTQEIEGKMKWTEFFAEEMFEKMIEYHKLRRISPSLAPRQYESKLKDRNGKIKDVLINVAMIPYTKKSVASIIDISERKRIQEQLIHSQKMESLGFLSGRVAHEFNNILTGIIGFAGLLHTKIEEPTLKNFVEKIIDAGERARDLAKKLLTFSRKEELGEIHEISLNKYLKEFSDFVRPIIGRDIKLNLHVPEEEIFYKIDKTHLEVILMNLVTNARDAMPEGGELSIGLKEIFIDVEYSYTHPLVKPGDYVLICVSDTGTGMDEGTKQKIFEPFFTTKPKGKGTGLGLSTVFGLVRQYDGHIHVYSEPGKGTTFKIYLPVKDRKPKHSIKPELLKGKETILVVDDDEQTRGFVSSFLKEYGYAVYEAKNGQEALELYEKYKDEIDLCLIDLVMPGIPGIEVMRHIKKIKPEAKVIIMSGHPVQLKDVVSVEKTVSPEEILLKIRNTIDERE; encoded by the coding sequence ATGGAAAAGCACCCCTGCCAATATGGTGGTTTTCTTAATTGTCAGAACTTTTTCTGTGAATATGGGCATAGTTTAAGTGAAATCTTACATTTATGCTCTAACGTTCTTGAAAACATTTCAAAAGGAGATACATCACAGAAGATAGAAATAAAAGTTCAGAGATATGCTGTTCAGAGACTGATTGATTCCATAAATAAGCTTTCTCAGGAAATAGAAGATTTGATAAATCTCAATCATGAGCTTGCAATTGGCATCTGTGAGCATTTTGATGTTTTAAGAAGGCTTCATGAGGGAGACTTCACAGCAACTGCTTCAGAGGACTCAAAGATTGAAATTGTAAGGATGCTCGGTCAGTTGATTAATAAACAAAAAGAAACATTCATGAAATTTATCAGTGACATTAAAAAACAGGATGAAGAAATTCTTCATCTTTATGAACAGCAAAGGACAATTATCTCCTCCATAGGAGTTGCCATCATAGTTGTTGAAGAAGACATGACCATTGAATTCACCAATGAAGAGTTTGAGTCTTTAACGGGATATACAACACAGGAAATTGAAGGTAAAATGAAGTGGACAGAGTTTTTTGCTGAGGAGATGTTTGAAAAAATGATAGAATATCACAAACTAAGAAGAATCTCTCCATCTCTTGCTCCAAGGCAGTATGAATCAAAACTGAAGGACAGAAACGGAAAAATTAAAGATGTTCTTATAAATGTTGCAATGATTCCCTATACGAAAAAATCAGTTGCTTCAATTATAGATATTTCCGAAAGAAAAAGAATACAGGAACAGTTAATTCATTCTCAAAAAATGGAATCCTTGGGATTTCTTTCAGGAAGAGTTGCCCATGAGTTTAATAACATTCTTACTGGAATAATAGGATTTGCAGGACTTCTTCATACAAAAATAGAAGAGCCGACACTTAAAAACTTTGTTGAAAAAATCATTGATGCAGGTGAAAGAGCAAGAGACCTGGCAAAAAAACTGCTTACATTCAGCAGAAAAGAGGAGCTTGGAGAAATTCATGAAATCAGTTTAAATAAGTATCTTAAGGAGTTTTCAGATTTTGTCAGACCAATTATCGGGAGAGATATCAAGTTAAACCTCCATGTTCCTGAGGAAGAGATTTTTTATAAAATTGATAAAACTCATCTTGAAGTAATTCTTATGAATCTCGTTACAAATGCTCGTGATGCAATGCCAGAAGGAGGAGAGCTTTCAATTGGTCTGAAAGAAATTTTTATTGATGTTGAGTATTCATATACGCATCCTCTTGTAAAGCCTGGGGATTATGTTCTCATATGCGTGTCTGATACAGGAACAGGAATGGATGAAGGGACAAAACAAAAAATATTTGAGCCCTTTTTCACAACAAAACCAAAAGGAAAAGGAACAGGTTTGGGACTTTCTACAGTTTTTGGGCTTGTAAGGCAGTATGATGGACACATCCATGTTTACAGTGAGCCTGGCAAAGGAACAACATTTAAGATATATTTACCGGTAAAAGACAGAAAACCAAAACACTCCATAAAGCCTGAACTTTTAAAGGGTAAAGAGACGATTCTTGTTGTTGATGATGATGAGCAGACAAGAGGATTTGTCTCATCCTTTCTTAAAGAATACGGTTACGCTGTTTATGAAGCTAAAAATGGGCAGGAAGCTTTAGAGCTTTATGAAAAATACAAGGACGAGATTGACCTCTGTCTTATTGACCTTGTTATGCCGGGGATTCCAGGGATTGAGGTTATGAGACATATTAAGAAAATAAAACCAGAGGCAAAGGTTATCATAATGAGCGGTCATCCAGTGCAACTTAAAGATGTTGTTTCTGTTGAGAAAACAGTATCTCCTGAGGAGATTTTACTTAAAATAAGAAATACAATTGATGAAAGGGAGTAG
- the pyrF gene encoding orotidine-5'-phosphate decarboxylase has translation MIDPERIIVALDFSKKEDALKIVDELEGLINFYKVGLELFLSEGKEILNILKKRDKKIFLDLKFHDIPNTVYKAVKSVLQYEIDMLTVHISGGIEMIQKAVLAVKEYSYKENISPPKILGVTVLTSLDERALNEIFSLSISRDSLVKNLSLKAKQAGLNGVVSAVSSVKTIKELCGNDFIVVTPGIRPKNSDFHDQKVVASPEEAFLHGADYIVIGRAITNASSPHEVVFKMINM, from the coding sequence ATGATAGACCCTGAACGTATCATAGTTGCCCTTGATTTTTCAAAGAAAGAAGATGCTTTAAAGATTGTTGATGAACTTGAAGGGCTTATTAATTTTTATAAAGTTGGGCTTGAGCTTTTTTTAAGTGAAGGTAAAGAAATTTTAAATATTCTTAAAAAAAGAGACAAGAAAATTTTTCTTGACCTCAAATTCCATGACATCCCTAATACTGTTTACAAAGCTGTAAAATCTGTGCTTCAATATGAGATTGATATGCTCACTGTGCATATATCTGGTGGTATAGAGATGATTCAAAAGGCTGTTTTAGCTGTAAAAGAATACTCTTACAAAGAAAATATTTCACCACCTAAGATTTTAGGAGTTACTGTTCTTACCAGCCTTGATGAAAGAGCATTAAATGAAATTTTCTCTCTTTCAATTTCTCGAGACAGTCTTGTTAAAAATCTTTCTTTAAAAGCAAAACAGGCAGGATTAAACGGAGTTGTTTCTGCAGTATCTTCAGTAAAAACAATTAAAGAGCTTTGTGGAAATGATTTTATAGTTGTAACACCTGGAATAAGACCTAAAAATAGTGATTTTCATGATCAGAAAGTAGTTGCCAGTCCTGAAGAGGCATTTTTACACGGTGCTGACTACATTGTAATTGGAAGAGCGATTACCAATGCAAGTTCTCCACATGAGGTAGTTTTTAAAATGATAAACATGTGA
- a CDS encoding diguanylate cyclase codes for MSDFLRDEVENLFISPINNETIDRIYKKQPDIIILDVCGRVCWKMLEKITRAPSLREIPVILILGRKNKKTIENIKRICNFEVFDYVTEPFLKCEILMKINKAKEIVELKKDFSRLLTKDPLTGAYQRGFLMERINEELQWCNLYKEPLTIAMFDIDFFKKINDTFGHQTGDKVLMELIYLAHSSLPDRALVGRYGGEEFCILLPGTDENLAMEVLEAFREKVEKNDFYTFKGEKIKITISIGFTTYFCEDESSVDEIIQKADLALYRAKQSGRNRVILEPFIVE; via the coding sequence TTGTCTGATTTTCTAAGAGATGAAGTGGAAAATCTGTTTATTTCTCCCATAAACAATGAAACTATTGATAGAATTTATAAAAAACAGCCTGATATAATTATTTTAGATGTTTGTGGAAGAGTTTGCTGGAAAATGCTTGAAAAAATTACCAGAGCTCCTTCTTTAAGAGAAATTCCAGTTATTTTAATACTTGGAAGGAAAAATAAGAAGACTATTGAAAATATTAAAAGAATTTGCAATTTTGAAGTTTTTGATTATGTTACAGAGCCTTTTTTGAAATGCGAGATTTTAATGAAAATAAATAAAGCAAAGGAGATTGTAGAGCTTAAAAAGGATTTTAGCAGACTTCTAACAAAAGATCCTTTAACAGGAGCTTATCAGAGAGGCTTTCTTATGGAAAGAATTAATGAAGAACTTCAGTGGTGCAATCTTTACAAAGAACCTTTAACCATAGCAATGTTTGATATAGATTTTTTCAAAAAAATAAATGATACATTTGGGCATCAAACAGGTGACAAAGTTTTAATGGAATTAATATATCTTGCTCATAGTAGTCTACCTGATAGGGCATTGGTGGGAAGATATGGAGGTGAAGAGTTCTGTATTCTTTTGCCAGGTACTGATGAAAATCTTGCAATGGAAGTTTTAGAAGCTTTTAGAGAAAAAGTTGAAAAAAACGATTTTTATACATTCAAGGGAGAAAAAATTAAAATAACAATAAGCATAGGATTCACAACATATTTTTGTGAAGATGAATCTTCAGTTGACGAAATAATTCAGAAAGCAGACTTAGCTCTTTACAGAGCAAAACAGTCAGGAAGAAATAGAGTAATTTTAGAGCCATTTATTGTAGAATAA